The window NNNNNNNNNNNNNNNNNNNNNNNNNNNNNNNNNNNNNNNNNNNNNNNNNNNNNNNNNNNNNNNNNNNNNNNNNNNNNNNNNNNNNNNNNNNNNNNNNNNNNNNNNNNNNNNNNNNNNNNNNNNNNNNNNNNNNNNNNNNNNNNNNNNNNNNNNNNNNNNNNNNNNNNNNNNNNNNNNNNNNNNNNNNNNNNNNNNNNNNNNNNNNNNNNNNNNNNNNNNNNNNNNNNNNNNNNNNNNNNNNNNNNNNNNNNNNNNNNNNNNNNNNNNNNNNNNNNNNNNNNNNNNNNNNNNNNNNNNNNNNNNNNNNNNNNNNNNNNNNNNNNNNNNNNNNNNNNNNNNNNNNNNNNNNNNNNNNNNNNNNNNNNNNNNNNNNNNNNNNNNNNNNNNNNNNNNNNNNNNNNNNNNNNNNNNNNNNNNNNNNNNNNNNNNNNNNNNNNNNNNNNNNNNNNNNNNNNNNNNNNNNNNNNNNNNNNNNNNNNNNNNNNNNNNNNNNNNNNNNNNNNNNNNNNNNNNNNNNNNNNNNNNNNNNNNNNNNNNNNNNNNNNNNNNNNNNNNNNNNNNNNNNNNNNNNNNNNNNNNNNNNNNNNNNNNNNNNNNNNNNNNNNNNNNNNNNNNNNNNNNNNNNNNNNNNNNNNNNNNNNNNNNNNNNNNNNNNNNNNNNNNNNNNNNNNNNNNNNNNNNNNNNNNNNNNNNNNNNNNNNNNNNNNNNNNNNNNNNNNNNNNNNNNNNNNNNNNNNNNNNNNNNNNNNNNNNNNNNNNNNNNNNNNNNNNNNNNNNNNNNNNNNNNNNNNNNNNNNNNNNNNNNNNNNNNNNNNNNNNNNNNNNNNNNNNNNNNNNNNNNNNNNNNNNNNNNNNNNNNNNNNNNNNNNNNNNNNNNNNNNNNNNNNNNNNNNNNNNNNNNNNNNNNNNNNNNNNNNNNNNNNNNNNNNNNNNNNNNNNNNNNNNNNNNNNNNNNNNNNNNNNNNNNNNNNNNNNNNNNNNNNNNNNNNNNNNNNNNNNNNNNNNNNNCCTACACGACACAGGATTGCATGGTCCCTCGTCCTAGTTCATTATCGGATTCGTCGTTGCGTATACCTCGCGGCTTTTGCAATGTGGCCTTTGTCGGCGTTAAAGTTTGAGTCTCTTACTCGTTGACAAGTGATGAAGATGATGCCAACACACAACCTCGACGATGTCTTCTTCACAACAGTGTTTGTGTTGTTTCAATATACTCCTACTATATTTTAACTTGGTCACGAGTACAAtatatatactagtactattagtTAGTACAGGGCCGTGCTGTGAAGAAAATGGCTCTATAAATTCCGTAGCCAACGACGCGGCAGCGGCACAACTCAAAACAAGAGTTCCAAAGTGAAGCAGCTCAACCGCGCCATGCATGCAAACAAGGAGAACGACGGACGTAACATCTCCGTGGACATGTACCCGTTCATACGCGAGTACAAGGACGGAAGCATCGAGCGTTTCCTGCGCAGCCCATTCGTGCTGGCGTCGTCGGATCAGGCCGGCAACCGTGGAGTGGCAACGAGGGACGTCGTCGTCGACAAGGCCACCGGCGTGTCTGTGCGCCTGTTCCTCCCGTCCCGTGCCGCCGAGACCGCAGGCAGGAATCGGCTTCCTCTCGTCCTCTACGTCCATGGCGGCTCGTTCTGCACGGAGAGCGCTTTCGGCCGTACGTACCACCGCTACGCGACCTCCCTCGCCGCCAGCGCCGGAGCCCTCGTCGTGTCGGTGGAGTACCGTCTAGCGCCGGAGTTCCCCATACCTGCGGCCTACGACGACGCGTGGGCCGCGCTCCAGTGGGCGGCGTCCTTGTCCGACCCGTGGCTGGCCAGCTACGCCGACACTGCACGCACGTTCCTGGCCGGCGACAGCGCCGGCGGCAACATCGTTTACCAGACCGCAGTCCGCGCCAGCCACGAAGTCAACGACGACATGATGAACATTGCGGGCCTGATCATGGTGCACCCTTACTTCTGGGGAGCCAATCGGCTGCCCTCGGAGCTCGCGTGGGCGGACGACAGCGAGGGTGCCGCGGCGGTGTTCCCACCGTACGGGGTGGACCGGCTGTGGCCATTCGTCACGGCCGGCCAGGCCGGCAACGACGACCCCCGAATCGATCCTCCGGCCTCGGAGATCTCATCGCTGGCTTGCCGCCGCGTGCTCATCGCCGTTGCCGGCAAGGATACTCTGCGGGAGCGCGGCCTCGACATGGCGGCCAGCATGCTTGATCACGACGCGCCGTGGCCTTGGATGATGCAGGGGCGCCGCGAGGTGACGGTGGTGGAGTCGGAGGGCGAGGACCACGGCTTCCACCTCTACAGTCCGCTGAGGGCCACCAGCAAGAGGATCATGGGGAGCATCGTGGAGTTCATAAACCAGCAGCCCAACTCGTCGCCTGCTAATCCTATGGTGCTTGGAGTGCCGACGACGCCGTTCAAGGACGTGTTTGGGTATGGCATGGCCATGAAGTCCTGGGGCACACGCTCCAGTCTCGCTAGTAACAGTGCTACTTACCTGAAAATTGGAAGGGTTGGGCCATCCAACAAAATCTCAGTTCTACTGCCGATGCCTGCTGGTAACGCTCGTCACAAACGTCCATTTTCTGCTGCTGTTCCGTGGAGTTGTGTGATCAACTTTTTCTAGATGACGGCCGGCCTGATAACGCACACATAAATTAATATCTCATTCAGACTCACTCCAGAGGGTCTGTGCCAAGGCTATGCCCTTCTCCTACGTATACTAGTACACTAAATAAAACACAAAGAGTCTGCTACGTAGTATTAATTACTCTATGAGTCATGGGTATTCCCTTCTCCTGCAGTCCTACGTATACTacactaaataaaacagaaagagTCTCCTGCTATTGGTTATAAGTCATGTGAGTCCTTCACGCCAAGAGCTAGATTATTAGTTAAAAGGGTCCTATTGGTCCCATCCATTTGGATTTGTGGGGATCAAATTCACAAATATATGCCAATTACCGGCCAGGGAATTATGTGTGAACTTTTCTGCCTTATCTTATTATTTGGTGTCTGCTAAATGTATGTTTTATGTCTTCCTTAAAAAATGTCTATTGTATGCCATATCATGTCGAACTCTCGTTTTGCATTGAACACTATTGTACATGTAATATCTGATGCTCAAGGCGTTGCATGTTCATGGTGCATATTATGTCCTTCTTTCCTGCACTAGCAAGagtgcccgtgtgttgcaatggaCTAACAAACAAGAGTCATAAAATATATAGCCCCGCAATAAAACAATTCGAATTCAGGGAAATTGCACCAATCTACCATCAATTGTATAGATCAATAATTAGGAATAAATCATTAAAAAAGAAAAGAACAATAGAGATACAATTTGTGACGCCGAGGGAAAATAAATTGATTGGCGAAAGAAACAGATCGGGTCAAATATCTTTAGAACAATGTCACTTTCTAATATGTCATATTTTTTGGGACACAAATTGTACCTACAATCAGCTATAATGATTAATTAAGTTATTTCTTATGCATTTTGAAGCTCATTCCCTGGATTTATAAGTTAAATTACTACATGAAAACATGTAGGATGAAAGTATTTAATTAAAATAATAATAAGTTATCATGTGTTTAGCAtgcaaaattaaagcaaaaattagTTAAGCATGAAAATTGACATGACAATTAGTTAAAAGGCATTTGAAAAAGAACTGATAGGAATAAGAATGTCTGAACTCCATGCGATGTTGTTGCCAACATTGAGAGAAACAACAAAAATTGTACACACCATCGTCAAACTGAtttataacaacattggatgggcaGAACAATGGCTAAATTAAATCTCGTCCCAAGTGACCAAATATATTGCAGAAGTATGATCTGTGAAGAATTCGCATTTTAATTGATATACACGaaggaaaaaaaatcctagaaTCTAGAGCAAGAAATCAGAAATTCATTGGTGAGTTATAAGGTCCAAAGAAAAATTATAATGATAATCTGGTTATAAGGCGACCACTATACGGAAAGATAGTTGGAAGTAAGGATTACCTTATGCACCTCGTAGCCATGTACTACTTTGCCTTATTGTATATGCACGTCAAGGTTGAAGCGCTTGTGCAGATGGGTTAGCGGCATGTACTTCCTTATTACATCTGCATTGCCCATGTGAAGAGCAACCTGCATATATATGCTTGGTGTCATGGATCACTTTTCAATTCCATGTGCCATGCATTGTGTCCAGATATGTTTTTAGTTGTGCTGCTCCCAGTCGCCTGTCATACAGAGACACTGAGCTTATCACTCGATGTAAAGATTTGATAAAATCATGTTACATGTTTAGTAATAATGGAGCTAATGATATTCACAATCCCATCCTTGTCCTCAAATAGCCGTGCAATAGAGTCATTGGTATGTCATAAAAATGTAGTCTCACATGTCAAACTCTGTATTTTATCTATTATGTGTTGGATGCCTTCTATTAATTTTTCTGTTATCTTATGCAGAATTAATTGAAAATGTAATCTCAGACTACTTATTTCATGTTCAATGCCCTCTCTAGTAGCAGGTAACTTTGCTCTTATCTTATAATGAATTGCCATGTACGTAGAAATATTCTTAACACAAAATATAACGGAATTTTTAACGCGCGAACTCGTCCACACCATCAGATCATGTGTGTCAATGTATCATCGTGCAGATTTTTCGAGCCAGCTCAGCGGGAATGACATGGGAGTGTGGCCGAGCGTCGCACACAAAAGTGGTCCCGCTATACTGGAAACAAATTCCATGGGTAAAAAGCGAACTTCTGATTGCTAATAGTATACATTATTAAGCATCCAAAGCAGCAAATGTTCAGTTAATTTTTTATGTTCTGAAATTTAAACAACTTACACTCTACATTTTAGTATTATGCTCATGTAAAACATACGCAAGATGATAATAAGAAGCTACTAAAACCAAAGCATATTAAAAAAAATAGAAGGTGGGCTTCTTGAGAACACAATTGGCATGTGAAAGCTGGCAATCAAATCCCATGGTCTGCAACTTACACTTGGCAACTAAATGTGTTTATGGCATGCATCAAATCAAATCGAATCTGGTAAGGAATCAATCGAGCGCCTTCTCTCGCTGAGAAGCCTCAGAAGATATGTAATCACCTGAAACAAACACATTAGATATGAGTATGAGAAATTTCAGGAATCTTGTGTCTAATCACCTTCTGAAAGATCAACGGTAAAATGGCAGTAGAAAAGGCATACTAACTATTACTATTTCTCTCTTGCGCTCAAATAGCTTAATTTGCATCTAAAGCTAGAATAGAAACTCTATGGACGTGCATACAGTTTAATATGCATGTAGGTATCAACAATCTCCTAAAAATATTTATCAGCAATATATTCCAAACTTGCAAGAATCAGAAGAACCCATTCAACAATTCacgaagcatgatgcaaaatataGCAAATTAAAGAGAAAATTATGTACCATATGTACATGCAGATTGCATGACAATAATCTGACCGTTCCGACTGCAACCGAGCCAGAGTCTTCCACTGAAAGATTGCTAGCTATATAAAAGAGATGAGACATATCTTCACCTAGACGGATATGTGGGAAGTTGCTTGACCTGATGCAAGACAGGAGCACACCCTATTCCTCTGCGCAGACCGGCTGTCATTGCGCCTCTACTCTCTCCTTTCGATTTTAAATATTTTTTTGAGAAATTGGAATACAAATATCAGAACTGTTACCTAAAACTAATTCGGTAGATGATCTAGTAATGGATCTGTATGCCCCCTTCATAAGTTAAAACGGCAAAATAAAAGAAACCATATCAAGATATATGGTTGTTAAAGAGGAGAAATTTGAGAATTACTTCCTGCAAAGCCAGGCATAAATTTCGCTGAAGCTCATGGCAACACCATTTAACTTCTTGCTTGTTTACTTTGAACCTGACATTTGACTCCGTGTACAACAGCAAAACGGCCTTCGGCACTGACTGACTCCATTATAGATAGTACAACACGTGTATTGATCTTCCTCTTTCCATCTTAGTGGTGGCTAGTCATAACATCTAGATCGGGGGGCATTGTTTCACATGTGACTGCGGTTTCACGGACGTGATCCTGCAGTCGAGGAAGATACATGAAGTCAGCTTTATGTTGCTGCAGCCGAAGAAGATTAGTGAAGCCAGCTTCTGCACTTGCGCATCTGACTGGAAGATCAATCCAGTGTTGATCACATGTACTTGTGCGTCTGACAAAAAACGAGAAAACTAAGGGGTAATAAGTGGCGAGGGTGGCCGGCCGCGTGTGATTGAAATGTGACCTGAGTATTGTGTGGGGGAGGAACGGAATAAGCAGTGAGAATGGCCGGCGGCGTGCAATTGAGATGTGGCCTGAGTATTTGCTGCCAGGGCTATCTCCTATTTAAAAGGAGTCTCCTAATAGTACGTACATAGGGTAGGTCGTGACTGTATTTTTCAATCTGAACCATTATAACGGTATATGTGAGTGTTTTTTTCTATGAATCGATCcacaccgtaataattcggtcgCACCAGATTAACGTCTCGTAAATTCTAATTAACATGGAAATTTGTTGGGAGTGCCTAATtaatataggtatagatagatagatatccaGTATCGTGTTTAATTAGCCTACCGAGGTTAATTGTAGCATCACATATGAAATGGCATCATGAAGCATTTGCATTGCGTTCCTCTCACATTTAATTAGTTAGCGACATCAATTTGATCAGTTCTCTCTTCTGCCATCGGCTCATATGCAGCCACCAGCCAACGCTTCCCTTGTCGTTTGCATTCGCTTTGATCGTGCATGCAAGCATACCCAGGCTCTCCCTTTTCGCACTCCTCCTCTCTCAGATTATAAGAAGTGCGCGTACTCTtaagtcgtcaatttgaccaaccttatagaaatcatatattacaaaaaacataccattataaacttcagatgttctattttcaaacggtataatttttgtgttatatattttatattacggTGATAAAATTGGAAATATTGATTTACATGCAGGACTTGCAAATTGAACATTGGTATACGCGCAGGACTTGCAAATTGAAATGGAGGAGTATGGTTGTTTGCGTTTTCTTTGATCGTGCAAACCCCGACTCTCCTTTTTTTCTATGCTATACTTAATGCATGTGTCTCTTGGATTgatggtgcatgcatgcatgctttccTACCGCTGTAATCCCAGCCCTTGTCTAGAAATTCATTATGCTGGAATTTATTCTATTTTgggacagcccaataactatttcagaaatttctAATAAATCTTAGAGGTCCacttagcccattcgtgcaaggcaagggatactactatagtttagtcccacattgctagttgagtggaagttggacctccttataagggaggatttttccccacttgtatgagcatgagaacaatagggacatccacgcgcgctcctccgccgccgcccggcgcGGCACGGCACGGCACGGGTTGCGTGAATGAGCGGACACTAAATCCGAACGGCTCGCCTCTTTGGCTGAAGTCAGACAAACGACCCAGAAGATCCTCTTCCTCTCACCataaagttcctgagcactgcgttgctgctacgatcttccccatcctgGCTTGCGGCATGCACTGCaactcgggacagtaggcctccaaaaccgcacctctttgagtcctgtacgggaaaaGAGTGATATTTTTTTTGGGGAGCGCTTTGCGCGACTATTTACCGGTTCATCATGGACATCGACGACCACTTCCCCGACGccgacaacctcttcgacgacatggctggcgaggatgtCGACaccaagtccagtgcttctgctcctgctgctgtcacGTACGTGTTCTTGTTTTTCCCGTTAGAGGTCCTACCagagttccttgttctagtgtttgtCCTAGATATGTTaggctctacttcatatatgcaacttgctctACTATATGCTCTAGATATGTTTGgcaccatcgcgtagacgtccctaagtgcgcgcCTCCGCTCCCGCTTgagaatatgggtggcgtatatcatattcaccgtcttgATTTGTGGGGGAAACATCTTTTGCCCCCCTATctttggtggccggggctcctccttgtcgtcatcgctttgcgaccccttctctttgcttccggcttttgatttgctggcctgtttgaaggcctaacattctctgttggtatgattagctggtgtacctggggtgccatgaatttcacatggacgatcgagtatgcggtccaaactggatgtgCCCGGATCGTTTCTTTTAAATGGTTTTTTCCGTTGTCCGGTCTTAGAGTGATGTAGACCGAACCCCGTTGGCGAGATCCGGTCTGTTGTTGccgcccgacctttcacgacactccaccttcagcAGCAGTAGCCTCTCACCCGTGCACGCGATATGCACGAaaaatagagggtttgaaccttacggcccagcacgagaaaatcAATCTCGACGATGATACTCACGCGCAAAAACAATTTCTAcaaagaaatcgcaacacagaggttttctaaagatccctctaAACTTGATACGGGTGTTTACCCTtgaaaacacatcgtgtctattttaTCAAATAACCTGCTTTACATTGACCGTACTATGGCTATTTATACTAGTATAGCCGACCCTTTTAACTTGACCGACACACAATAAAACTAGTGTACGTAAACAAGTCAAACTCTTATCTCTAATTAAactgccttttacatctcggcataTATGATAATCTGAGGTGGACCCCAGCCCGTATCCTTTAATGAAAGCAAATCACGTACTAGCAACCTCCAAGTCTTGCCAGATTGAGGGACCTTCTTTTTACGTGGAAGTGGCAAGAATAAAAACAAATTCCTTTCTTTCATTTTATTGGCTGGGTCAAATAGATCACAGATCCTATACTCCCATGTATGTACGTAGGCTCCATTAGCTTTCCGAAATTTGGAGAGTGTTTCTGTTTCCTTGCCAGACCTTGCTTGATCAATGTTGCATGTAGATGCCACGTCTTGATTTACCTCTTCACCTTGCATGTAATTACTCTCCTTTAATACGTGCACGTCCAGAGACTTCTCTTCCTTCTCGTTGGCGCAAAGATCAAACAAAACAATGTCCTGTTTTATTTTAACAGAAAATAATTCCTCTAACCCACTGACATGCGGTACTATTTTGCGATCATCAACGCTAACATCAGTTGCGGCCATAtcatagagccactgaatccggcatttacggcGTGTCTTCGGCGCTATCGCCATTGTTTCGAGCTTGTGTTtgatgcgtcggggcttgccgttgttatctctGGATTTAGAAGTTCCAGGTTTGCTGGAGGTGCTGTTGCTGCGAGCTagtcagctatcctcgcccgcacaaaagcgggtcataagctctgtgagggccgccatggatctcggcttttcttgtccaaggtgtcgggtgagccactcgtcatggatgttatgcttgaaggccgcgagggcctctgcatccggacagtcgacgatttggttctttttagttaagaaccaagtccagaatttcctgactgactctccgggctgttgagttatatgactcaactcatcggcatccggaggtcggacataagtgccttggaagttgtcaaagaatgcgtcttctaggttctcccaactgccaatagagttatcaggcagactattcaaccagtgccgagctggtcccttgagttttagcgggagatacttgatggcatggaggggAGGGTTGTTTCCATCGACAACGGGGAGGGTTGTTTCCATAGATAGAACGATAACTGCTGTTTTTTACCTTGAAGCGCAGCGGGGAGGGTTGTTTCCATAGACAGAACGATAACTGTTGTTCTAAAACTGAGCTATGCTATGTAGTACTTTTGTAGAACGCCTTGTTTTCCCCTATTTAGAAGGCATTTTCTAAAACTGCCCTTGAAGTCTGTGAGCTTCTGAGGCACTTTTCAAAAGTGCAGTAAACACCATGATTTTGAGGCGTTTAGCAAAAACGCTGGCAAAAAATGCCTCCTAATGGCATACGTGTTGTAGTGAGCGGACGGCCGCAGCGGTGCTCGACGTGCTGGGGTAGAACAAGGGGTCCCACTTCGGGTAGCACTAGGGATGGGGCATGGTGCAACCCATTTAATGCAGACATATATAAAACATGCATGCCCTACCTCGATGCGAGTAACTCTGTGTTATAGTGGATAGAGCGCGCTCTCGGTTCGACTCGGGCTCAGGTTCGAATCGTGGCGGCAGCATCATTTTTTGGTTCCATTTTATTTGTTTAAAGGCGAAAGAATATAAAGTTTTAGTATCCTAATTTTACAATTGAATCAGATTGTTGTACTGGTTGGGAGGTGTGTGCGTAATGAGCCAGGTCTACGATTCGAaccccgcctacgcaagatttttaGTTTTTTGCAAAGGGTATGTGCGTCATTAATAGTAGTGCAAGGGAAAGAATATAAGGCTTCAGTATCCAATTTTAACCACTGAATGAGACTGGTGTAGTGGCTGGGAGGTTTGTCCGTAACGCGATAGGTCGACGGTTTGAATCCCGGCCGCGCAAGATTTTTACAAACTtgcaacgcccacgatgcggctatatctcgcacatgttgaggcacgacttagatgcataaccgcattgtggttttgtcgcaagaagggtcatcttcacacaatctcatgtaatgaacaagaaagggataaatagagttggcttacaatcgccacttcacacaaagatcATATAATTCATGCATCATTCAGAGAAATCcagatgaaaagaagataaccccaaatgcccgatcgtcccaactgggaagatagccccaaatgctagatccccaatcgtcccagctgggatccactactgatcatcaggaaaagacacgtagtaacgaccaaggtcatcGTCGAACtcgcacttgagttcggtagcatcacctgcactggtatcatcggcacctgcaactgtttggaagtatttgtgagtcacgaggactcagcaatctcaaaacctgtgagatcaagactatttaagcttacgggtaggatgtggtaatgaggtggagttttagcaatTGATAAGCAAAATATGATGGCTAAaggcgagtacaagagtaagaagagaaactacgcaacggtcatgaagctagaagtgatcaagaagtgatcctaaaactacttacgttcaaacataacccaaaccgtgttcacttcctggactccgccgaaaagagaccatcacggttacacacacggttgatgcattttagttaagtcaagtgtcaagttctgtaaaaccggatattaacaaattctcatgtgccacataaccgcgggcacggctttcgaaagttt is drawn from Triticum dicoccoides isolate Atlit2015 ecotype Zavitan chromosome 4A, WEW_v2.0, whole genome shotgun sequence and contains these coding sequences:
- the LOC119289821 gene encoding probable carboxylesterase 5, giving the protein MHANKENDGRNISVDMYPFIREYKDGSIERFLRSPFVLASSDQAGNRGVATRDVVVDKATGVSVRLFLPSRAAETAGRNRLPLVLYVHGGSFCTESAFGRTYHRYATSLAASAGALVVSVEYRLAPEFPIPAAYDDAWAALQWAASLSDPWLASYADTARTFLAGDSAGGNIVYQTAVRASHEVNDDMMNIAGLIMVHPYFWGANRLPSELAWADDSEGAAAVFPPYGVDRLWPFVTAGQAGNDDPRIDPPASEISSLACRRVLIAVAGKDTLRERGLDMAASMLDHDAPWPWMMQGRREVTVVESEGEDHGFHLYSPLRATSKRIMGSIVEFINQQPNSSPANPMVLGVPTTPFKDVFGYGMAMKSWGTRSSLASNSATYLKIGRVGPSNKISVLLPMPAGNARHKRPFSAAVPWSCVINFF